The genomic stretch CTGCCACCGTTCGACTGCATGATGCGTAAGCGGCGGCCCGCCAGCCCGGCCTCCAGATTGCCGACGTAGCGCGCGACGACCGGCGCGACATACGCATTGATGATCGTCGTCGACACGCGCTCGTACTCGCGATACTCCGGCAGAATGTCGGACGACAGCGACAGCCATAGCCCGCTATCGCGCAGGGCATCGCCGACCATGCGCTCATGCGCCGGGTTCACGAAGGAAAATAACAGGCAGACGGCCACCGACTCGATGCCGCCTGTTCGCATGCGTTCCAGCGCCGGCGGCAGTTCGGCCGGATCGAGCGCGCCGAGGACCGTGCCCTGGTAGTCAAGCCGCTCGCCCAGTTCGATGCGCCAATCGCGCGCGACAAGCGGCGCGGGCTTGGTCTGGTGAAAGGCGTACAACAAGGGCCGGTTCTGGCGGCCGATCTCGATGACATCGGCGAAGCCGCGCGTCGTGATCAGCGCGGTGCGCGCGCCCTTGCGTTCGAGCAGCGCATTCGTCGCGACGGTGGAACCGTGGATGATCTCACCATCGGGCGCCAGCGACAACTCGCGCACACCCTGCAGAAGCGCGCGCGACGGGTCGTCCGGCGTCGACAGCAGCTTGTGCACGATCAACTCTTGACCGCGCCGCAGCACGAAATCGGTGAACGTGCCGCCAATATCCACGCCGAGCAGCTCCACGGGGGTGCGGTTATCTGCCATAGAACCAGATCACGATCTCCGGTGTGATTTGCGCTTCCACCCATGCGGCGGCCAGCAGCAGCGGCACGACAATCAGGATGAACACACGCAGGAAGTCGGCCAGCGCCGAGAGCAGGCTTTCGCCCGCGGTCATGTTCGCGCGCGGCGAGATCAGCGACGCGCCCATGTGCAGCGCCAGCGCGGTCGCCAGGATCGCAGCCGGCATCTCCAGGATGCCGTGCGGCAATATGAATGCCGTCAGAAACTGCCATGGGTTCAGTCCACCCAGCGCGACGGCGCCGGCCGCATAGCCGATGATGCCGACCGGCACCATCAGCAGAATCAGCGCGAGCGACCCGAATGAGAACAAGCCAAGTAATCCGGCAGCGGCCAGCGAGCGCACATTGTTGAAGAAGATCGCACCCGTTTCCAGCCGCGGCAGCAACCCCATGGACGGCGCATCGTCCAGCATCCGCCGGAACTCCGAAGCCGACAGATCGCGCAACTGGATGGCGCCCTCGGGCAGTCGATAGATGTTGGCCGCGACCGCCCCAAGCAGCCCGGTCAGCAGCATCAGCCCGACGGTCACGATGATCGCATTGCGCGTGCGCGACAGGATGGCGCCGAAATCGCTGCGATAGAAGCCTCGGAATGAGAAATGTGTGCGGCCCTCTTTGAGGAAGCGCCAGAACGTGCCCAGCAGGCCGCGCACATGCAGCTCGTCCATCTCGCGGGCCAGAATCTCCTCGCGATTGAAGAGCCGCAGTCCCATGCGCCCGACGATCAAGTTGGCGACGAGCAGTCCCGCCATGACGTGCCAGAGCAACTCGGAGCGGTTGTTCAGCAGCAGCAAGCTCTCGACCTGCACCAGCAGCGTCATCGGCACGATGATAAACGATGCCAGCAGATTCGCGGCGCGAATGCTCGTCGTGTGCGACGAGACGACCACGGCACCGGACACCATGACCAGCGATTCGAGACCGGTCAGCAGGCCGATCTGGGTAATCATCCAGAACGGTACGTCCAGTCCCTTGAGCCACTTGAGGCCGAGCACAAACTCCGTGATCGCCAGGTACGAGCCGAGCAGCGGCAGCGCCATCGACGCAAGCAGTTTGCCGATATAGAGTTCGATATCCTCAATCGGCATCGACAGCAGCGGCTCCAGGCTGGCGCGCTCCTTTTCGCCCACAAACGCTTCGAGCGCGATCACCAGGCAGAACGAGATCGGGAAGAAACCCACGATCATGATGGAGAACGGCACGAGCGTGATGAACAGTGCATCCTGGTCGAAGTTACGCGCGTACTGGAATGCCACCTGCGCGATGCCGAGCATGAGCCACGGAAATCCAAGCGTCAGCAGGCCGATGGGCAGCAGGATGCGCCAGTCGCGCAGGCTGTCGCGCAGTTCGCGGCGCGTGATGATCAGGGCATTGGCGAGCATGGCGGGCGAGATCACTGCTCCACGATCTTGAGGTAGACGTCTTCAAGGCGGCGCTCGACCTCGCTCAAAGTCACAACGGGCACGCCCAGCGCGGCCAGTTGTGCCAGCACCGCTGGGTTGGCGCGCTGTGGCGTCGTGGTCCGGTACCGGAACCAGTCCGGCCCCTGCGCCACCACCTCTAGCGCCCCGAGCCGTCCGGTGATGCCGTCCAGTGCGCCCGCGACGCGCACTTCCATTAGCGGCTCGCCGAGCAGATCGCGCTTTAGTTGGTCGGCCGTGCCCGATGCGATGACGCGCCCGCGCCGGACGATGGCGATCCGGTCGGCCAGCATTTCCGCTTCCGGGAGATTGTGCGTGCAGAGCAGGATCGTGCGCCCCAGCCCACGCAGGTCGGAAATGGCGTCGCGCACCTGTTTGGCGCTGTGCGGGTCCATGGCCGAGGTCGGTTCATCGAGGAACAACATGCGCGGATCGTGCAGCATGGCGCGGACGATCGCCGCCTTCTGCTTCATACCCTTGGAATACGTGCCCAACCGCCGCTCGCGCGCCTCCCAGATGCCAAAGCGCATCAGCAGTTCGTCGGCTCGCTTCCGGCAGAGCGCGCGATCCATGTGCTGCAACTCGCCGAAAAAGTCGAGGTACTCGACGGCGTTCATGCGCAGATAGAGGCCGGGCACCTCCGTCAACAGACCGACGGCATGCCGCACCGCGCGCGCCTGGCTGACGACGTCGAACCCGCACACGCGGGCGGTACCGTGCGTCGGCTTCAGTATCGAAGCGAGCATGCGCACCGTGGTGGTCTTGCCCGCGCCGTTAGGACCCAGCAGGGCGAGGATCTCGCCTTCGGCCAGCGCCAGGCTCAGATCGTCTACCGCCGCGAAGTCGCCAAACCGCTTGGTGAGGTTATTGGCTTCTATCAGCATCGGTTATACTGAAATTCGCGGGGCGCACACGCACCCGAGCGGCCCGCAGTGAATTGTCATGTTCTCGGTCATTATAGCACACGCCCGATGGGCGTCCATGGTTCTCTTGGTGCTGTCCAGGGCTATTTCAAAGCCCGTGCGGGGCCTGCCCCCATCCCAACCTTCCCCCGTTCGCAATCCCAGCGAACAGGGGAAGGAGCATATTCCCTCTCCTGCGACGCCGGTTTTGCGTCGCGGGGGAGGGTTAGGGTGGGGGAGGCATCAACTTTGGGAAAGCCCTGTGGTGCTGGCGCTTGCTGTTGCGCTGGCCGCTTGTACGCGCGGCGATCCAGCCGCCTTGTCTGCGCCAGCAACTGCGGTCCCCGCGCAAGTCGAGCCGGCGATCGCGCCAGCATCGGCAACGCCTGTGCCCTCCTTCACGGCGACCACGGTGCCGACGCCGACGGACACGCCAACAGCCACCGCGATGGCGACTGTGACCACCAGCCCGACTCCGACAGCCACGCCGCGACCCGCCGCGGCCACAGCGTCAGTCACTTTGCCGCCCAAGGTACAGTTGAATGTCGCGCACGAGTACCAGAAGTGGAACAACTGCGGGCCGGTGTCGCTCGGCATTATCACGACATACCTTGGCGTGCCGCGCACGCAGTTCGACATTGCCGATTTGATCAAGGGGAACGAAAAAGACAAGAACGTCCGTCCGGACGAGATGCAGGCTTACCTGACCAGCCAGGGACTGAGCGCCATCGTGCGCGTCAACGGCACGCGCGAGCAATTGATGCGGCTGGTGGCAGCAGGCCTGCCCGTAATCGTGCACCAGTGGCTGGCCAAGAGCGAAAGCGATCTGGTCGGCCACTTCCGCGTCGTGCAGGGGTACGATCTAGCGACCGGCGTCTTCATCACCAGCGACCCGTTCACGCCGCCGCGCAAGGCGTATTCGTTCGCGGACTTCGAGGCGTGGTGGAAGCCGTGGAACCACCGCATCATCGTGGCGTACAAACCCCAGCAGGAGCCGGCTGTGCGCGCGGCGCTGGGCGACGACTTCGACGCGCAGGCCAATGTACGGCGCGCGCTCGGCGCGGCGAGCGCCGCCGCGCAGGCCGCCCCGCAGGATGCCGCGCAGTGGTTCAACCTCGGCGACGATCGGCTGGCTGCCGGCGATGCACGCGGCGCGGTGGAAGCATACGACCGAGCAGCCGCGCTCGGCATGCCGCCCAACTTTGCCTGGTATAACTTCGGCCCCTACGACGCGTTGTTCCGCACCGGAGCTTATCAGCGCATCCTCGACCTGACCACGCCGCAAATGAAGAACCTGGACCCGATTGAGGAAGTGCACGCCTGGCGCGGTCGCGCGCTGCTGGCGCTTGGACAAAAGGACCGCGCGCGCGACGAATTTGCGGCGGCGGTCGAGTTGAACGCCAACTTTCGGGAAGCGAAGGAGTTGCTGCAACAGGCGTCGCGCTAGCGCCCGCGCGTCTGCCCCCAGACGTACCACACGCGTTGGACCGCCGTGAACGTGGCAAGCACGGCGATCACGGCGTTGGCAATCGTCATTTGCAGCGACAGCAGGCCGATGATGATTACCACCACCCGCTCGAAGCGCGTGAAGAACCCCTCTTTGCACTGTACGCCAATCCCCTCGGCGCGCGCGCGCGTGTACGAGACCAGCAGCGAACTGCAGATCGCCCAGTAAATGATGGCCTGGTCAATCCACGAACCTTGCAGGTAGACGGCCATACCAAAGAAGATCGCCACTTCGGCCCAGCGGTCGAGCGTGGAGTCCAGGAACGCACCGAATGCGCTGATGCGCCCGGTCGCGCGGGCCACTGCGCCATCGAGCGAGTCGAGCGCCAGTGCGACAATCAGCAGCAGCCCGGCCAGTTGCGGGAAGCCCAGCGCAATCACGACGGCATTTATCACGACTGCCGTAAAGCCGATTACCGTGAACACATTGGGCGACAGGCCGGTGCGCGCAAGCGTCGTGCCGACGCCCTGCATAACCCCACTCAGCAGGCCGCGCAGGCGCTCCGAGATCACCGCGCGCCTCCGTTGCGGCGTGGCCGCCCCAGCGAAAAGCGTGAACGGTGCGCTTCCGGCGCTTTCTGCTCGCGCGCCTCGATGCAGCGCTCGTAGAGTTCGAGCGTGCGCTGTGCCACGTTTTTCCACGAGTACTGCTTGACCGTCTCGCGGCCCTGCGCGGACAGCCGCGCCCGCAGCGCCGGATCGCGCAGCAGCAGGGTGATCATCTGCGCAAGCGCCGGCTCGTCGCCCGGCGGCGTCAGCAGGCCGTCCACCCCGTGCGTGATGACGCTGCGGTAGCCGGTGATGTCGGATGCCACTAGCGGCGCCCCGGCGGCCAATGCTTCGACCAGAACGTAGCCGAACGACTCGAAGCCGGTCGACGGCGCGCAGAACACATGCGCGGTGCGATAGTAGCGCGGCAGTTCGTCCGCCGCGACGTAGCCGACGAACCGCACGTCGCGCAGGCCGTTGTCGCGCGCGTAGTGCACGAACTGCTCGCGGTCGTCCTTGTCATACGCGCCGACGACAAGCAGGCGCGCATCCGGCACCTGTTCCTTGATCTGCGGGTAGGCCGCCAGCAAGTGCGGAAAGCCCTTGCGTTTTTCCAGCCGGCCCACAAACAGGATGTTCAGCTTGCCATCCATGTATTTCTCGATCGGCGCGATGGACGGGTCGCCAAAGCGCTCGATGTCCAGCCCGTTGGGGATGATCTCGTACGTGGCGGGGAAGTAGCGCGAAACAAACTCGACGACCGGCCGCGAGACGCACGTGCGCGCGTCGAGCCGGCTCATCAGGCGCTGCAGAACCGGCCGCGTGGCGGCGTAGCCCATGTAGCTGTCGTTGTCGCGGTAGGCGTGAAACGTGCCGATGGTCACACCGTGCGCATGGCGCAGCACGAACACCGGAAGCATTGGCACCAGCGGCTCGTGAATATGCACCACATCGAACTGCTCGTCATGCAGGATGCGCTTGATCCGACGGTAAAGGCTCAGGCTCAACGTGATGCGTGCTTTCGAGCCGCTGATTCCGACGGGCACGACGCGGTCGCTGACGATCATCACGTTCTCGCCGACCTTGGTGTCGTCGGACGCCGGCGCCAGGATCTTCACCTGGTGACCCAGCGCGCAGAACTCCTTCTCAAGTCCCGCGATGTGCGCGCCAACGCCTCCGGCCACGGAGTGATCGTACGGTGACACCAAAGCAATTTTCATGGGCTAGATCCAGGTCGAGTGAAAAGCCATCCACTGGCCGGGGCGCGCGCGGATGACATATTCCAGCCGCGCGGCAAGCCGGCGCATGTTCTCGCGGGCGTCGGCGTCGGCGTCACGGGTCGAGACCAGTGCCATGGCTGGCTCAACTTCGACGCGAAAGCCGCCCGCGTGGTCGCGCCAACCATAGGCAAGGATCAGCGCGGCGCCGGTGCGCGCGGCAAGCCTCACCGCGCCATCCGGCAGGCGGGCGGGACGGCCAAAGAAGTCGAGCACGGCGCCGCTGCCGGTCACGTCGCGGTCGGCTGCGAGCGCCACCACGCCGTTTTCCTTGAGCCGGCGCACCAGCTTCATCAACTCATCCGTGTTGACAATGTCAACGCCCTGGCTGGCGCGCAGTTCGCTCATCATGCGCAGCACGCCCGGATTGTGCATGCGCTCGACGAGCATCATGAACCGCATGTACGGATAGAGGGATGGCACCTGGATCAGCGTTTCCACATTGCCCAGGTGCAGGGTGACCAGAATGACGCCGCGCTTGCGTTCCAGCGCCTCGGCGATGCGCTCAACGCCATTGATCGTCATGCGGGCGCGGATCGCCTCGCGACTGTACGCCGGCATGTGGAACAATTCGTAGTAGTTTAGCGCCAGCGTCTGCGACGCCTCGATGCCGCAGGCGCGCACCTGCGCCGGCGTCGCGTCTGGTCCCAGCACGTGCCGGAGGTTGTGCTCGGCCATGCGGCGGCGGCCAGGCACCACCCAGTACAGGACGACGCCGATAAGCCGGAAGACCGGATAGGCGATGCCATCATGCACATAGCCGAGCACCCACGCCAGCAAGCGCAGCCCCCAGTAGACGATCATCGACCGGCCTCGGGAGCCGATGCCTCAACGCCCGCGCCCTGACGCGCCGGCGCGCCTTCATCCACAGGCCATATCGGGCGGAATATGTACCACTGGTCCGGGTAGCGGCTGATCGCATCCTCCATCTGCCCGGCGATCGTCTGCATCGTCTGCCGCACGAACGCATCGCGATCCATCGCCAGGTCAGGGTAGATCGCCGGGTACGGGTAACCGTGCACGGCGCCCTGGTCATCGATCGGCGCAAAACCAAAGATGACCGGCGCATTGGCGCGATACGCCACCAGCGCCGGGGCCGCCGGAAAGTACGCCGTCGCGCCGAAGAAGCGCACCGGCACCGCCTTGTGATCGTAGCGCGCGCCGAGATCCACAAACATGCCGAGTATTTCGTTGTTGCGCAGCGCGTTTATGATAGCGCGGGCCGCATGCGTATACGGCACGAGCGTCACGTTGTGTCGTTTGCGCGCGTTCACCAGCCAGTCGAACAACTGGCGCGGGCGCACGACCTCGGCCGGCAGCGTGAGCGGTGCGTACTGGCGGGCCAGTTTGACGCCCGCCAGTTCCATGTTGCCAAAATGAATCGACGTGAAGACGACCCCGCGCCCCCGGGCCAGCGCCGTGCCAAATTCGCCGGTGTCATGCAGAACTACCCGGCGGTTCAACTCGGCTTCCGTCAGGTACGGAAAGCGCATGACTTCCAGCGTGTAGAAGCAGAAGTTGCGCATCGACCGGCGCACAGTGGCCTGCACGGCCGGATCGGAGGCCGGCTTGCCGAGCACCCGCGCGTAGTTGTCCGCCGCATGGCGTCGCGAACTCCGCATGAGTGTGAAAACGACCGATCCGAGCAGACCGGCCAAGCGGTAGCAGACGTCGAGCGGCAAGCGACCGACCAGGAAGCTGGCCACGCGCCAGCCAACGTACACGAGAATCATGATGGAGTTGCTTGAGCGAAGGATCCGGCGGACGGCTGCCGTTGCAGCCGCCCGCGTCAACACGCCGGACCGATCAGCCCTTGATGAACTCTTCCACCATGTCCAGGGCCGTCGCGTCGTCGTACTGTATCGGCGGCGACTTCATGAAGTACGCGGCCGGTCCCTTCAGCGTCCCGCCCTCGCCGCGATCCAGTCCGATCTTGGCGCAGCGCACCGCATCGATGACGACGCCCGCCGAATTGGGCGAGTCCCACACTTCAAGTTTCAATTCCAGATTGAGCGGCACGTTGCCGAACGTTGTGCCCTCCATGCGGATATAGCACCACTTGCGGTCTTTCAGCCACGGCACAAAGTCGCTCGGGCCCACGTGCACGTTCTCAGCGCCCATGTCGTAGGGCAGTTGCGAGACGACCGCGTTGGTCTTGCTGATCTTCTTCGATTCCAATCGCTCGCGTTCCAGCATATTGTAGAAGTCGGTGTTGCCGCCGAAATTTAGCTGGTATGTCCGGTCGAGCCGGACGCCGCGATCTTTGAACAGGTTGGTCAGCACACGATGGGTAATCGTCGCGCCGACCTGCGACTTGATGTCATCGCCGATGATCGGCAGTCCCTTCTCTTTGAAGCGCGCCTGCCAGTAGTCCTCGCGCCCGATAAAAACCGGAATGCAGTTAACAAAGGCGCAACCGGCCTCCAGCACCTGCTCGACGTACCACTTGGTCGCCATTTCCGAGCCGACCGGCAGATAGTTGACGACCACATCGGTCTGCGTGTCCTTGAGGATCTGGACAATGTCGGCCGTGGAACCCGGCGCCTTGTGGATGACTTCCTTGAGGTATTTGCCGAGGCCATCATGGGTCATGCCGCGGTGCACCTTCACAGCCTGGTCCGGCACGTCGGCGAACTTGATCGTGTTGTTGGGGCCGCTGAAGATCGCCTCGCTGAGGTCCTTGCCGACCTTCTCGGCGTCGATGTCGAACGCAGCGGTGAACTCGATATCGCCGACGTGATAGCCGCCGAGCACGCTATGCATTAGCCCCGGCACAAACGCATCCACCGGCGCATCCTGGTAGAACTGCACGCCCTGCACCAGCGACGACGCGCAGTTGCCAACGCCAATAATGGCAACGCGCACCTTCTTGCTTTTCGACGCCGCCTTGGCGGCTTTTTTGTTGCTCTTCGTGTCAGCCATCGTTCTCCTTTCGAACCCGTCCGGGACCATGCCCGGGCTATGCTGTGTGATTAAATGATTGGTTAACCAGATAGTCGAATTAGCGGTTCGGGACGGAACAGATCGAGTTCACGCGGCCGGACCAACTCGCGGACCGATCCCTCGCCCGGATTGTAGCGCGCGCCGTGCACGACCACCACCGGCCGCCCTTCGCCGCTCTGCCCCATCAGCAGCGATGCGCCGGCCGCAATCTCGTCAGCCGGCGCGATGACCGTATGCTGTAAATGAAAGCCGAACAAGTCTTCCTCGCCGCGCGCGTCGCGCAGCGCCTGCATGCCCGCCAGCCCGATGGTCGTGCCGATCACGCCATCGCGAAATGCGCGGCCATGTGTGTCGATGATGAGCACGGCCAGTTGCTTGCCCGACAGCGCCTGCAAGCGCGCGCGCAACAGGCGCGCCGAGGCGTCCGGGTCAACCGGCAGCAGGCTGACGACGATCTCGTCGCCGTCCGGCTCGATGTTGGACCGGTCGATGCCCGCATTCGCGCAGATAAAGCCGGTGCGCTGAGCGACGACGATCAAGCCGCGCCGCATCTTGAGGATTTCCGTCGATTCGCGAATAATCAGCTCATCCAGTCGCGGGTCGTGCCCGGTGATGGCCGCAACGTCCGTGGCGCGCGCAGACGGTGTCACATCCTTGAGGCGCACCAGCCGCCCCTCGCTCTTGCTGACTACTTTCTGCGCGAAGACGATGGCGTCGCCATCGGCCAGTTGAACGCCTGCCGCGCTGGCTGCCTCAAAGACGACACGCCCCAGATCATCGCCCGGACTGATCAGCGGAATGCCGGGCACGGCCGTATAAATGACTTGCAGTAGCTCCACGCTCGCCTCTCCGTGTCGCTCAAACAGGCAGACCGGTAATGCGTATGCCGGCGCCCTTAACCTTGTACTTGATGTTGACGGCAATCAACACCGCCGTCAGCGTCTCAACCGCCACCGCGTTGGCCAGCGTGCCCGCATCGAGCGCGCGCAGTCCCGTCTGCTGGATCAGGCCGATGACGCTTTCGCGCGCCGCGCGGTCGCCCCCGCACACCAGCACGTCGCTATCGATCGGCCCCTCGCCTGCCAGCTTCTCCGGGGAGATGTTCTGGAATGCGGCGATGACCTTCGTCGTTTCACCGAAGAACTGCTGTAACTCCGCCGTGATCGACCCGGCCGGCGGCGGTTTTGCCTGGCTCTTGCGCTCGGGTGACAGCGCCGACGCGATATTGATGACGATCTTGCCAAGCGCCGCTTCGCGCACATCGTCGATGATCGGCTGCATGCCATCATACGGCACCGATAGTAGCACGACGTCGCCCTGGGCGGCCGCGTCGCGGTTGGCTGCGCCGCCGGCCAGCGCGCTGCCGAGGCGGGCATTCAGCGCCTCGGCAGCGGCGGCGCCACGCGCCGCATCCCGAGAGCCGATGATTACGTTCACGCCGGCGCGTGCAAACCGTTGCGCCAGCGCGGTGCCTTGCGTGCCCGTGCCGCCAATGATCGCCAGTTTCATGCGTATCCTCAATACCGTGTTCGCCCTTGCATGGCGCGATTGATGTTTGGGAAATACTGTTTTGTGTTGAGCATGTCGCCATCTGTGTAAGTATATCAGATATCGAGCGGATGCCGTCGCGGCGCGCGCGCCATTGGGATGCGCCGGAGTGTTGCGTCCCACGGCAAATTGCTGGCCAGCACGTAAAGACAGGTCTCTGACCTATCCGAGTGGACGAGTCAGTGACCTGTCGCTTCAACGTTAGCGCGCGGTGCGCCAACCTGTCGCGTGGGTACGCGAACTGCTCTAGCGGCCAAGCATGCCCGCGATGCGGGCTGCCTGCCCGGCCTCAATGGCTGCCAGATTAGCCCAGCGGTGAGCGCGCTCCAGCGAGTCGGCCGTCGCGAGGATCAGTCGCGCGTAGGCAAGGGTGCGCCCAACCGGTCCGGCAAGCTTGACCGACTCGACGACCGGCCCGGCGGCAATCGCAGCCGCAACCGCATCATAGCCCCGGCGGGGCGCCGATTGCCAGACGCCAACGTCCCCGATCAGATCGCGCACCACAGCTTGATCCCCCGGGCGGCCTTCACCATAGACGAGCAACGCCCAGCCAGCCGGCCATTGCGGATTGCCCACGTCGGGGGCGGGACCGGGCACGCGCTCGCCGGGCAGCACGCCCTGCTCGATACCGGCGTCACCGGCGTACCACCGTCCGTATGGGCCGACCAGAACATTGGTTGCGTTCTGCGCATGGCTTTGCACCGCAGCCACGTCGCCGGCTATCGACGCCGCGCCAAGTTCGCGTTCAACGAGCAACAATGCCGCTTGAAGCGAATCCGCCGCGCTATGCGGAGGTTCGGCTGTCACGCTGGCGGTCGCGCTGGTGGGT from Chloroflexota bacterium encodes the following:
- a CDS encoding stage II sporulation protein M produces the protein MLANALIITRRELRDSLRDWRILLPIGLLTLGFPWLMLGIAQVAFQYARNFDQDALFITLVPFSIMIVGFFPISFCLVIALEAFVGEKERASLEPLLSMPIEDIELYIGKLLASMALPLLGSYLAITEFVLGLKWLKGLDVPFWMITQIGLLTGLESLVMVSGAVVVSSHTTSIRAANLLASFIIVPMTLLVQVESLLLLNNRSELLWHVMAGLLVANLIVGRMGLRLFNREEILAREMDELHVRGLLGTFWRFLKEGRTHFSFRGFYRSDFGAILSRTRNAIIVTVGLMLLTGLLGAVAANIYRLPEGAIQLRDLSASEFRRMLDDAPSMGLLPRLETGAIFFNNVRSLAAAGLLGLFSFGSLALILLMVPVGIIGYAAGAVALGGLNPWQFLTAFILPHGILEMPAAILATALALHMGASLISPRANMTAGESLLSALADFLRVFILIVVPLLLAAAWVEAQITPEIVIWFYGR
- a CDS encoding ABC transporter ATP-binding protein, whose product is MIEANNLTKRFGDFAAVDDLSLALAEGEILALLGPNGAGKTTTVRMLASILKPTHGTARVCGFDVVSQARAVRHAVGLLTEVPGLYLRMNAVEYLDFFGELQHMDRALCRKRADELLMRFGIWEARERRLGTYSKGMKQKAAIVRAMLHDPRMLFLDEPTSAMDPHSAKQVRDAISDLRGLGRTILLCTHNLPEAEMLADRIAIVRRGRVIASGTADQLKRDLLGEPLMEVRVAGALDGITGRLGALEVVAQGPDWFRYRTTTPQRANPAVLAQLAALGVPVVTLSEVERRLEDVYLKIVEQ
- a CDS encoding C39 family peptidase, which codes for MPSFTATTVPTPTDTPTATAMATVTTSPTPTATPRPAAATASVTLPPKVQLNVAHEYQKWNNCGPVSLGIITTYLGVPRTQFDIADLIKGNEKDKNVRPDEMQAYLTSQGLSAIVRVNGTREQLMRLVAAGLPVIVHQWLAKSESDLVGHFRVVQGYDLATGVFITSDPFTPPRKAYSFADFEAWWKPWNHRIIVAYKPQQEPAVRAALGDDFDAQANVRRALGAASAAAQAAPQDAAQWFNLGDDRLAAGDARGAVEAYDRAAALGMPPNFAWYNFGPYDALFRTGAYQRILDLTTPQMKNLDPIEEVHAWRGRALLALGQKDRARDEFAAAVELNANFREAKELLQQASR
- a CDS encoding CDP-alcohol phosphatidyltransferase family protein; its protein translation is MISERLRGLLSGVMQGVGTTLARTGLSPNVFTVIGFTAVVINAVVIALGFPQLAGLLLIVALALDSLDGAVARATGRISAFGAFLDSTLDRWAEVAIFFGMAVYLQGSWIDQAIIYWAICSSLLVSYTRARAEGIGVQCKEGFFTRFERVVVIIIGLLSLQMTIANAVIAVLATFTAVQRVWYVWGQTRGR
- a CDS encoding glycosyltransferase family 4 protein, which translates into the protein MKIALVSPYDHSVAGGVGAHIAGLEKEFCALGHQVKILAPASDDTKVGENVMIVSDRVVPVGISGSKARITLSLSLYRRIKRILHDEQFDVVHIHEPLVPMLPVFVLRHAHGVTIGTFHAYRDNDSYMGYAATRPVLQRLMSRLDARTCVSRPVVEFVSRYFPATYEIIPNGLDIERFGDPSIAPIEKYMDGKLNILFVGRLEKRKGFPHLLAAYPQIKEQVPDARLLVVGAYDKDDREQFVHYARDNGLRDVRFVGYVAADELPRYYRTAHVFCAPSTGFESFGYVLVEALAAGAPLVASDITGYRSVITHGVDGLLTPPGDEPALAQMITLLLRDPALRARLSAQGRETVKQYSWKNVAQRTLELYERCIEAREQKAPEAHRSRFSLGRPRRNGGAR
- a CDS encoding lysophospholipid acyltransferase family protein translates to MIVYWGLRLLAWVLGYVHDGIAYPVFRLIGVVLYWVVPGRRRMAEHNLRHVLGPDATPAQVRACGIEASQTLALNYYELFHMPAYSREAIRARMTINGVERIAEALERKRGVILVTLHLGNVETLIQVPSLYPYMRFMMLVERMHNPGVLRMMSELRASQGVDIVNTDELMKLVRRLKENGVVALAADRDVTGSGAVLDFFGRPARLPDGAVRLAARTGAALILAYGWRDHAGGFRVEVEPAMALVSTRDADADARENMRRLAARLEYVIRARPGQWMAFHSTWI
- a CDS encoding inositol-3-phosphate synthase, translating into MADTKSNKKAAKAASKSKKVRVAIIGVGNCASSLVQGVQFYQDAPVDAFVPGLMHSVLGGYHVGDIEFTAAFDIDAEKVGKDLSEAIFSGPNNTIKFADVPDQAVKVHRGMTHDGLGKYLKEVIHKAPGSTADIVQILKDTQTDVVVNYLPVGSEMATKWYVEQVLEAGCAFVNCIPVFIGREDYWQARFKEKGLPIIGDDIKSQVGATITHRVLTNLFKDRGVRLDRTYQLNFGGNTDFYNMLERERLESKKISKTNAVVSQLPYDMGAENVHVGPSDFVPWLKDRKWCYIRMEGTTFGNVPLNLELKLEVWDSPNSAGVVIDAVRCAKIGLDRGEGGTLKGPAAYFMKSPPIQYDDATALDMVEEFIKG
- the cofE gene encoding coenzyme F420-0:L-glutamate ligase, whose translation is MELLQVIYTAVPGIPLISPGDDLGRVVFEAASAAGVQLADGDAIVFAQKVVSKSEGRLVRLKDVTPSARATDVAAITGHDPRLDELIIRESTEILKMRRGLIVVAQRTGFICANAGIDRSNIEPDGDEIVVSLLPVDPDASARLLRARLQALSGKQLAVLIIDTHGRAFRDGVIGTTIGLAGMQALRDARGEEDLFGFHLQHTVIAPADEIAAGASLLMGQSGEGRPVVVVHGARYNPGEGSVRELVRPRELDLFRPEPLIRLSG
- the npdG gene encoding NADPH-dependent F420 reductase, which gives rise to MKLAIIGGTGTQGTALAQRFARAGVNVIIGSRDAARGAAAAEALNARLGSALAGGAANRDAAAQGDVVLLSVPYDGMQPIIDDVREAALGKIVINIASALSPERKSQAKPPPAGSITAELQQFFGETTKVIAAFQNISPEKLAGEGPIDSDVLVCGGDRAARESVIGLIQQTGLRALDAGTLANAVAVETLTAVLIAVNIKYKVKGAGIRITGLPV